A window of the Phaseolus vulgaris cultivar G19833 chromosome 5, P. vulgaris v2.0, whole genome shotgun sequence genome harbors these coding sequences:
- the LOC137835730 gene encoding isoprene synthase, chloroplastic-like isoform X2, whose product MENSVWSLPYCLSTTQTPSRFSSQLVADANKHHIPYRTPPNFQPSPFTREFIQSLGNKLPIETLQETARKLEEKVRVQINGTNMESLNLLELIDDIERLGLSFKFEEDINKALLKIISIENFEDRIGKGLHETALLFGILRRHGFDVSEDIFMSFKDEEGKFKAEISNDVEGMLSLYEASYLSLEEESVWEANAFSRTHLMNLMKEGLMDTKMAEKVRHVLEGLPYHRSCFRLMARECINRYDKIEPHNLLLLELAKLDFNMQQSSYQNELKELSRWWWDIGLSTKLKFARDRLVELYIWSLAIFPEPHLPICHKELTKVGQLITIIDDIYDIYGTLDELELFTYVIERWNVNSINTLPDYLVLCFLAIYNTVNGIAYDIFKERGIKCLPYLTKSWSNLCKAYLQEAKWFHNKIIPPFNEFLQNARILISGGVILTHSYFLVSKDITEQVLHSLTNHHDMLSSSFTIFRLTNDLATSTDEIERGETSNSIISYMHETTLPEENVRRYFKTLIDKEWRILNKYLVMDSIFPKSFVQVAINLVRSAHCIYQYGDGYGRQDNISRRRIESLLVYTFPTNVS is encoded by the exons ATGGAAAATAGTGTATGGAGTCTTCCCTATTGCTTGTCTACCACACAAACTCCTTCTAGATTCTCAAGCCAACTCGTTGCTGATGCTAACAAACACCATATCCCATATAGAACTCCACCTAATTTCCAACCCAGTCCTTTTACTCGTGAATTTATTCAGTCTCTCGGAAACAAGCTTCCG ATAGAAACACTACAAGAAACAGCAAGAAAGTTAGAGGAGAAAGTACGAGTTCAGATAAATGGAACAAACATGGAATCACTAAACTTACTTGAATTGATTGATGATATTGAACGATTGGGACTCTCCTTCAAGTTTGAGGAGGATATAAACAAAGCCCTTctcaaaattatttcaattgaaAACTTCGAAGACCGAATCGGAAAAGGTCTGCATGAAACCGCTCTTCTTTTTGGCATTCTCAGGCGACATGGCTTTGATGTCTCGGAAG ATATTTTTATGAGTTTCAAAGATGAAGAAGGAAAATTCAAGGCTGAAATTAGCAATGATGTAGAAGGAATGTTAAGTTTATACGAAGCATCATACTTGAGCTTGGAAGAAGAAAGTGTTTGGGAGGCAAATGCATTTTCAAGAACACATCTGATGAATTTAATGAAAGAAGGATTAATGGATACGAAAATGGCAGAAAAAGTTAGACATGTATTGGAGGGGCTTCCCTATCATCGAAGTTGTTTCAGACTAATGGCAAGAGAGTGTATTAACAGATATGATAAGATAGAACCGCATAATCTCTTACTGTTAGAACTTGCAAAGCTGGATTTCAACATGCAGCAGTCATCATATCAAAACGAATTAAAAGAACTATCAAG GTGGTGGTGGGACATTGGCCTCTCAACTAAACTAAAATTTGCTCGAGACCGATTAGTAGAATTATATATTTGGTCGCTAGCAATTTTTCCTGAACCTCACTTACCTATTTGTCACAAAGAACTCACTAAGGTGGGGCAATTAATCACAATCATCGATGATATATATGACATATATGGTACTTTAGATGAATTGGAGCTCTTCACATATGTTATTGAAAG ATGGAACGTGAATTCCATAAACACTCTTCCAGACTATTTGGTATTGTGCTTCCTAGCTATCTATAACACTGTGAATGGGATAGCTTATGACATCTTTAAAGAACGGGGCATAAAATGTCTTCCTTACCTCacaaaatct TGGTCTAATTTGTGCAAGGCATACCTCCAAGAAGCAAAATGGTTTCACAACAAAATTATTCCACCATTCAACGAGTTCCTACAAAATGCAAGGATCTTAATCTCGGGAGGGGTCATTCTTACTCATTCCTACTTTTTGGTCAGCAAAGACATCACAGAACAAGTACTTCATTCTTTAACTAATCACCATGAtatgttgagctcttcattcACCATTTTCAGACTTACAAATGATTTGGCAACATCAACG GATGAGATAGAGAGGGGTGAAACCTCAAACTCAATTATAAGTTATATGCACGAAACTACTCTTCCAGAAGAAAATGTTCGTCGATACTTCAAAACTTTGATTGACAAAGAATGGAGAATTTTGAACAAATACCTAGTTATGGATTCTATATTCCCTAAATC
- the LOC137834414 gene encoding isoprene synthase, chloroplastic-like — MNGTNMEPLNLLELIDDIERLGLSFKFEEDINKVLLKIVSIENFENRTGKSLHETALLFGILRRHGFDVSQDIFMSFKDEEGKFKVEISNDVEGMLSLYEASYLSFEGENVWEANAFSRTHLMNLMKEGLMDAKMAEKVRHVLEGLPYHRSCFRLMARQYINRYDKIEPHNLLLLELAKLDFNMEQSSYQNELKELSRYKDKYTRKKKNYTLVKRNYIFLLWD, encoded by the exons ATGAATGGAACAAACATGGAACCACTAAACTTACTTGAATTGATTGATGATATTGAACGGTTGGGACTCTCCTTCAAGTTTGAGGAGGATATAAACAAAGTCCTTCTCAAAATTGTTTCAAttgaaaacttcgaaaaccgaACTGGAAAAAGTCTGCATGAAACCGCTCTTCTTTTTGGAATTCTCAGGCGACATGGCTTTGATGTCTCCCAAG ATATTTTTATGAGTTTCAAAGATGAAGAAGGAAAATTCAAGGTTGAAATTAGCAATGATGTAGAAGGAATGTTAAGTTTATACGAAGCATCATACTTGAGCTTCGAAGGAGAAAATGTTTGGGAGGCAAATGCATTTTCAAGAACACATCTGATGAATTTAATGAAAGAAGGATTAATGGATGCGAAAATGGCAGAAAAAGTTAGGCATGTATTGGAGGGGCTTCCATATCACCGAAGCTGTTTCAGACTAATGGCAAGACAATATATTAACAGATATGATAAGATAGAACCGCATAATCTCTTACTGTTAGAGCTTGCAAAGCTGGATTTCAACATGGAGCAGTCATCATATCAAAACGAATTAAAGGAACTATCAAGGTATAAAGATAAATAcacaaggaaaaagaaaaactatacACTTGTTAAAAGAAATTACATATTTCTTTTG tgggattag
- the LOC137835730 gene encoding isoprene synthase, chloroplastic-like isoform X1 encodes MENSVWSLPYCLSTTQTPSRFSSQLVADANKHHIPYRTPPNFQPSPFTREFIQSLGNKLPIETLQETARKLEEKVRVQINGTNMESLNLLELIDDIERLGLSFKFEEDINKALLKIISIENFEDRIGKGLHETALLFGILRRHGFDVSEVHADIFMSFKDEEGKFKAEISNDVEGMLSLYEASYLSLEEESVWEANAFSRTHLMNLMKEGLMDTKMAEKVRHVLEGLPYHRSCFRLMARECINRYDKIEPHNLLLLELAKLDFNMQQSSYQNELKELSRWWWDIGLSTKLKFARDRLVELYIWSLAIFPEPHLPICHKELTKVGQLITIIDDIYDIYGTLDELELFTYVIERWNVNSINTLPDYLVLCFLAIYNTVNGIAYDIFKERGIKCLPYLTKSWSNLCKAYLQEAKWFHNKIIPPFNEFLQNARILISGGVILTHSYFLVSKDITEQVLHSLTNHHDMLSSSFTIFRLTNDLATSTDEIERGETSNSIISYMHETTLPEENVRRYFKTLIDKEWRILNKYLVMDSIFPKSFVQVAINLVRSAHCIYQYGDGYGRQDNISRRRIESLLVYTFPTNVS; translated from the exons ATGGAAAATAGTGTATGGAGTCTTCCCTATTGCTTGTCTACCACACAAACTCCTTCTAGATTCTCAAGCCAACTCGTTGCTGATGCTAACAAACACCATATCCCATATAGAACTCCACCTAATTTCCAACCCAGTCCTTTTACTCGTGAATTTATTCAGTCTCTCGGAAACAAGCTTCCG ATAGAAACACTACAAGAAACAGCAAGAAAGTTAGAGGAGAAAGTACGAGTTCAGATAAATGGAACAAACATGGAATCACTAAACTTACTTGAATTGATTGATGATATTGAACGATTGGGACTCTCCTTCAAGTTTGAGGAGGATATAAACAAAGCCCTTctcaaaattatttcaattgaaAACTTCGAAGACCGAATCGGAAAAGGTCTGCATGAAACCGCTCTTCTTTTTGGCATTCTCAGGCGACATGGCTTTGATGTCTCGGAAG tgcATGCAGATATTTTTATGAGTTTCAAAGATGAAGAAGGAAAATTCAAGGCTGAAATTAGCAATGATGTAGAAGGAATGTTAAGTTTATACGAAGCATCATACTTGAGCTTGGAAGAAGAAAGTGTTTGGGAGGCAAATGCATTTTCAAGAACACATCTGATGAATTTAATGAAAGAAGGATTAATGGATACGAAAATGGCAGAAAAAGTTAGACATGTATTGGAGGGGCTTCCCTATCATCGAAGTTGTTTCAGACTAATGGCAAGAGAGTGTATTAACAGATATGATAAGATAGAACCGCATAATCTCTTACTGTTAGAACTTGCAAAGCTGGATTTCAACATGCAGCAGTCATCATATCAAAACGAATTAAAAGAACTATCAAG GTGGTGGTGGGACATTGGCCTCTCAACTAAACTAAAATTTGCTCGAGACCGATTAGTAGAATTATATATTTGGTCGCTAGCAATTTTTCCTGAACCTCACTTACCTATTTGTCACAAAGAACTCACTAAGGTGGGGCAATTAATCACAATCATCGATGATATATATGACATATATGGTACTTTAGATGAATTGGAGCTCTTCACATATGTTATTGAAAG ATGGAACGTGAATTCCATAAACACTCTTCCAGACTATTTGGTATTGTGCTTCCTAGCTATCTATAACACTGTGAATGGGATAGCTTATGACATCTTTAAAGAACGGGGCATAAAATGTCTTCCTTACCTCacaaaatct TGGTCTAATTTGTGCAAGGCATACCTCCAAGAAGCAAAATGGTTTCACAACAAAATTATTCCACCATTCAACGAGTTCCTACAAAATGCAAGGATCTTAATCTCGGGAGGGGTCATTCTTACTCATTCCTACTTTTTGGTCAGCAAAGACATCACAGAACAAGTACTTCATTCTTTAACTAATCACCATGAtatgttgagctcttcattcACCATTTTCAGACTTACAAATGATTTGGCAACATCAACG GATGAGATAGAGAGGGGTGAAACCTCAAACTCAATTATAAGTTATATGCACGAAACTACTCTTCCAGAAGAAAATGTTCGTCGATACTTCAAAACTTTGATTGACAAAGAATGGAGAATTTTGAACAAATACCTAGTTATGGATTCTATATTCCCTAAATC